GTTGATAAGATTTATAAAAATAAGTTAATTAATTACGGTAAGCGTTTAATGTATGAATTTTCTTTGCCAGAGCCAGCTAAGTTTTTTATCGAATCATATTTGAAAAATGATGATGAAGATAAAAAGACAAATGTTGGGTTGATTATTCCTAAAGAGCCAATTCATCCTAGTAAGTTAGTGATTGGGGTGAAAAATGCGAGAGATTTAAATGAAAATAATTACCAAAGAATTGGATCTATATATAGTGCGGGTGTTAAAGCACCAATTGAGAGTAGTGTAAAAATAGGTAAGGCATTTAAGAAAGATGATGGGAAGTATAATGCTTCAGGTTATTCTTCAGATGAGATAAAAGTACCTAAAGGTTATTCGGCGACAAGAGGGACAGTATATTGGTCTATAACTCAAAAAACGAATAGGAATACCAATTTATCTATAGGGTTAGGAGATGAGCTAAGGAGAGTTGTAGGGAATAACTCTGTTAGTGGGGGTCATTATGATTTTTCAGATAGATATATAGATTCAGTGCCGTTTTCATATCATACTTGGGAGATACATTCGGGTAATTTTAATGTGACAATTCATTGTGAAAGAACTGAAGAGGTATACGAACAATGGCAAAACGAAACCTATAAAGCGATTATGGATGCTTATAATGAGCGTTTACAGGAATATAATGAGTTTATTGTAAATCAAAACATAGGAAAAGAACCTAGTGAAAAGAAAAAGGAATTAAGCTCTCAAATTAATCGTGGTATTGAAAAACGTGAATTAAAACGTATTGCGATTGATTTAATAGCTAAAGCACATAGCGTTGAGGTTTCTCGGAATAATTATCAAGAAGATGGTGGTAATATTGATCATAGGTATGTGGCTAGGTCTTCAGAGTTTGATGAGCATGCTAAAGCTGTAAAATTCTTTGAGCAAGCGTTTGATTGGGAAATTATGGCCTATACATTCTATCCGTATTTTTATGGAGCTGATGATAATTGGGATGCAAATTTTGAATATAACGAAGGTAATGACCCTATTTTTCAAGCCTTTTTACAAAGTGGTATGGCTCGTAGTGTGGTACCAGTACGTCCTGGCTTTGAAGAGTCAGTAAATTGGTATATGAAAACTGGTGAAATTTGGAACGGACAAGGTATGGTTACCGATACCGATGATGATTTATATGTTTCTGTTGCTGAGGAAATGCAAACGATTGAAGGTGAGGTAGAAGGTGTTTGGGAAACTCGTGTGCCTACTTCTTTAACTGTTTTGCAAGCAGATTCTGTTGCTTTGAATGAAGGAGGTTTACCATGTAATCCAGATTGTGGAGAAGGAGGTATGTTTGATTCTGTAAAAACATCACCCGACGGTGTTGATTTTGATATTGTTGGTAAAAACAACAATGTAACATAAGTGTATAAGAGGTTGTCTAAAATAGAATCAGTAAACGTCATTAAGAAAGAGGTGTGATTTAAGTAATTTTAAGATTTTAAAAACTGCTTTATTTCATTAAAAATGAGAATCTTTTAGATAGCCTTTTCTGTACAAGCAATCGCAAGCCCACCTGTAAAAAAATAGCAAAACTTATAGTAGTTATTAATTCCTTCTTCTCTTTGTAGCGAGGAGGGTTGGGTGTGGTTTGTTTTTTAATAATTAATAAAAACAAAAAATATGCATGCTCATGAATATGGATCCAAGCATTTTAAACATAAAACCAATTTTAAAGATTTGGTGGTGTTTTCAGATGTTCAGCAAAATAAAATAAAAGAAACAACAGTACCAAGTTCTAGTGTATATGTTGAAATAGAAAAAGGAGTGAAGAGTCCAGATAAGTGGTTGCTTCATTTTAATAGTAGATTATCTGGTGAATACGGTGATTTTTTTCTAGAAAACAATCCGCCTTATGGAGAAGTAAGTAAGCTTCAATACGAGGAAAATGATGATAACTTCGCTTTTATTCAAGAGAATATAGCTGATTTTCAAAACGGAACATTACCGTATTACAAAATTAACGAGAAGTTTTATATACAGCTTGATAATAGTATTGATTTAGAAGAGGTAATTGTAAATGCAAATCCATCACCATTACCTAGAGATGTAAAGAGTGTCGAATATGATGCTTTTGTAACGGTGTTTATTTCTGAAGACGGAGCACAGCTTTTGCAAGCTTATGAAGCTGTTAAAAAAGTAGGTGCACACGAGGTAGTTATTTTTATAGAGCGTAGCTCGGGAAGTAATTTATTTGGTACCGTATTTAGAATAAAAAAAGGAAAAAATGTAAATACACTTTTAGAAACGAATAGAATTCACATTGCGGAAATTGCCAGAGCGTATGGTGTGGATATTATTGCGAATAAGTTAAGTAAAATGATAGAGCAGGAGCTAAAAAAAACCAAGGAAAGTAATTTTTATTTGGTGTTGGCTACTGGGGGAAGAATGGTACGTTGGGGAGCTGATGTGACTTTTAGTAATTCATCAAAATTCTTAAAAAGTACAGGAGAAGAAATTGGAAAATTAAAGCTGGGTGATAATTATTGGAAAACTGAAATAGAAGGGAAAGAAAACCCAAAGTACGATCCGTTATTACCAAAGCTTAAAATTAACGAAAGTTTTTCATCCGAAAAAATAGCAAATTCAATATACAAAACCTATGTAACTCCGTTAGAAGGAGTTGTTGCTTCGTTTGCAGAGCGTTTTAATAAGCATTGGTTGTTTAAAGAGTTGATGCCTTTTAAGGTTGATTATATTACCAAGTTGCTTCAATACATTCCTAGTGTGGTTAAAGATTTTTTAGATGGAGTGAAAGAACATTTGCAAAACAACTACGATTTTATTAACGGTTTACTTGTGGGGCTTATTAATAGTATTATCGATTTTTTTAAATCTTTTTTTGATATTTTAGCTATCTTAATCGATGTTTTAAATGGTGTCGTTCAAGCAGGAAAGTTCTTTGAAAAACCAGGGCATTACCTACGCTTATTAGCAGAAGGTTTTGAAAATTTATTAGATTTAGTAGCGAGCGTTTTTACGGTAGAAAACTTAAAAGCATTAGGGCAATTTTTAATAAGTATGCCAATAGCAACAGCAAAGTTATTGCTAGGGTTGTTTACAAAAGCGTCAAATGCAAAAATAACAATAGATCCGGGTGCTATAGGATATTATCTAGGGTTTTTAGTTGGTTTTATAGCTTCTGAAGTGGTAATGTTTTTTGCTACGGGTGGTACAGGTACTATCGCAAAAGGGGTAAAAGCAGTATTTAAATCGTATAAAGAATTGCTGAATATGGCTGCCAGAACAGTAGCTAAAACAGCTACGGTAACGGTTAATACGTTTTTAACGATAATTCAAAAACTAAAAGAGCTTATTAAAAACCTGCCAAAACATTTAAATACTTTAAAAGGATGGATTGATGAGTTTGTTGATAAATTGATTAAGGTAGCTAATCAATTATTTAAAGGTTTTGAGGCTGTTTTAGAATTATTATTTGATTTAGGAGTTGTGATTGTACAGAAGTTAGATCCTGAAACAGGAAAAGTTTTAGTACAAGGAGCGGATGGAGTAATATATGCTATAAAACAAGCTGATAAAACTATTTTTGAAGGAAGTAAAACTGCCATTGAAGGCTTTCTAAATAAAATTGATGATATTAGTAAAAGTGGTGGAAATGCTAAAAAGAAAGTTCAACAACATTTGGATGAGGTTTTAGAAAGAAGGAAATTTAATGATTTTGACGGGGGAATTTTGCTTTCTGAAAGAGTTTTAAAAAAGAGAATTAAAAAACTTTTACAAAAATATAAAAACTTCAATTTAGAAGTTCGTTTTGTTGATGAGACTACTAATGTAAAAAAACTCAAAGATTGGAATGCTCGTAAAGTTTTAGGTAGTTTTAAGCAAGGACCTCCCCCGACACTTTTCTTTAGAAAGGAGGTTACTGAGCTTACTTGGCAACATGAACTCTGGCATTTAGAAGATTTGAAGCGTTTAGGAACTAAAAAGTTTTACCAAACTTCTAACTGGAAACATGAAGAAAGTGTTTGGAATAAAATTTGGAAAACTAAAAATAAATGGACTGAGGAAGAGTTAGTTGACTCTTATTTTTATTATAAAAAAACAGCTAGGGGTGAAATAGGAACATGGAATAGAATACAAGAAATGGAAGAATTACTTGAAAAACCTTATTATAAAAATATAAGATATAAAAAATAATATTATGGAACTAAGTTTAGAAGAAGTTTATTTAACAGAAGAAGAGGCTGTTGCATTAGCAAGAAAAGCGTTGAAAGATATTGGTCATTGGGAAGAATTTAAAATTGAAAAAGGACGTGTTTTTGAAAAAACACCACCTTATGATTATAATCATTGGTTAGTAAGTTTCAATTTTACTAAAGACGATTGGAGAAATGGAGAGGTTACTCCTATGGTGGTTGTAAATGACGAAGATCAATTGGTAACGTTTGTTTCTTGGAAAAAAAGTAATTTTTTACTTTCTTATAATGAAAGTAAGGATGAATATTATCATTCAGAACTAAGCAGGTGATTTAAAACAGGTTAATGATAGTTTTCAAAATTACTACCTTTTGTTTTTAGAAAAAATATCTCCAAAGCACCTAGGTGTTTTAAAAGGATGGATTGATGAGTCTGTTAAGGTAGCCAGAGCTTTTTCAGAGAAGCCTTTTCAAAAAAGGGGTATAACAGATAGTAAAAAAAGAAAAGCTATATTGGAAGAGTATACTTGACATCACCTAGATGATTTAGATGAAGGTTTAATGTGTACAATGCAATTGGTTCGTAGGGAGGCTCATGAGGCAACCTACAAGCATTTTGGCTCGGCAGGACAATCAGTATTTTCAATTCCATTAACAAAATATTTATAATGAATAATTTTTATTTGACCAAAGAGAAAATCAAAAGTTAAGTTTACCTGAAACATATAAAAAACATATGTTGATGTTTAATGGAGGTGCTCCTGAAAAAGAATATTTTAAAGGGGTAACTATAGCTCATTTTAATCCAATTAAAAATGGAAGAATAACATTAGGAAATCAGATTAAATCTTTAAAGGATTTTCTACCTGTTGGCTACCTTCCTTTTGCGTATGATCCAGGAGGAAATCAAATATGTATGGATTTAAATGAAGGAGTTAGTTATGGTAAGGTTTATTATTTACCTATGGATATGGGGGGTATAGGACCTGAGTTTCTTGCAAATTCTTTTGAAGAATTTTTAGATGGACTTTCTTTAAATAACGATTATTAGTGATTTAAATCTTCTAAAAATTAAAGAAAATGAATGAGTTAACAAAAACAATTAAAAAAGATGTGAAATACATGGAAAAAAACCCATGTAAATGACCCTATGAAGATGGTTTTTTTTTTGATGAGATTGAGAAATTATTATTCAAAAATTCAGAAACAACCATTACTGTTCTTAAAGAGTTATACCTTTTATCTGTATAATGGATAAGTTCAACATTTTAAAAAGTGTCTTATGAATTATAAAGTAAAGATTTTATTAATTGTTTAGAAGAGTTATTAGAAAAATTCTCGCCAGATATTAATGGTTTTAAAAATGAAGTTCAAGAAGCAAGAGAAGCTTATTATGGTAACTGATTTTAAGGAATTGTAACTTTATAATTAAATATTTATGGGAAAAACCGTCTAGAATTAATTTTCTAGGCGATTTTTCTTTGTTAAAGAAGGTTTTAACTATCTAAAACTATGTTTTTACTTACAGATTCTAGTGAAAAATCAACGAATTCTTATTTTAACAAAATCATATAAGTATTTAAAACATATGTTTGTATTTTGTATGGAAAAACTATGGAAATTACAAAGATAGACTATGAACGATTGTTTAAAATAACAAGAATACAAAATACGATTAGCCTGTCTGGATCTATGTCCTTTGTAAATGGAGAATTCTCAGAAGAAAATTTCGAAAATGAGGTGTTTCAGATAACATTTTTCACTCACATACAAGGTGTGTTAAAGGAGTTTAACTTGCTTGTTGTTGCTAATGAGTGTATTGATAAAGGGGAAAAGGAGGGTTTACAAAGAAAGTTGGGCATTGCAATAGAAGGTGACGGAATGTGTTTTAAGATATGTGCTTACAAGCAAGCTTTTAAAATGCAGTTCGATACCTTAAAGAGCACTTTTTTAAATACCCATTCGGTTAAAAACGGACTGGTATTGTTTGGTGAAAACAACTATTATAAACATTTTACAAAATAAAATGTAATTTGTTTTGTTTTGACTTGTAATATGTTGTATATTTGTCTTGCTTTTCTAATAGTTTATTATTTATTAACCTTTAATGTTACGCAGAGACTAAAAAATGAGATTAAGCTATATCCAGTTAAGGAGAGAAAGAAAAAGAATCTAAAATTTAATAGTTTTTATCTGCTAGCATTAACATAAAAAAACAAAAAAATGTATGAATAGTTTAATGTCAACAGCGTTATCGCAATACGGAGTAAAAGAAGTAAAAGGAGCTAAAGATCATCCACAAATTATAAATTACTTTGTATCGTTAGGGTATGATCGATCAAAATTTAAAGACGAAACCGCTTGGTGTAGCGCCTTTGTAAATTGGGTAGCAAAACAAGCAGGTTATGAAAATTCAAACAAGTTAACAGCACGTAGCTGGTTAACAGTAGGTACCTCTACTATGGCTCCAGAACAAGGAGATTTAGTCGTGTTATGGAGAGATCATCCAAATAGTTGGAAAGGGCATGTAGGTTTTTTAGTTAAAGAAACCAATCGATATGTGTATTTGCTAGGAGGTAATCAAGGAGATAGTGTAAGTATAAAAGCATACCCTAAAAAAAGAGTGTTAGATTTTAGAAAATTAAAAAAGAATGGATAAATTTTCACATCTCATTTTTTGGCTTTTAGCTTTATTGTCGCCTTTAAATGGAGTGTTAACTACCATGGTATTACTAATAATAGTTGATTTTATTACAGGGTCGTATGCAGCAATTAAAAATAATTTTCCTATTCGTAGCATACGATTTGGACATACGGTTTCTAAGTTTTTTATATATAACCTAGTAATTATATCTGCTTACTTTTTAGAAAAACACATTGTAAACGAAGTGCCGTTTTTAAAAATAATAGCAGGCTTTATTGCTGTTACTGAAATTAAATCAATTTTAGAGAATTATAATAAAATTTATGGAGTAAACCCTTTTAAAGCATTGCATAATTTGTTGAAACAAACAGGTTTGCAAAGTACTTTAGAACCATTATCCAAAAAACAAAAAAAGAAAGAAAAAGTTTAGTCGCTAGCATCTAGTTTTTAGCGCCTCTTTTTATCAAAAATTAATAATTAAAACAGATAAAAAGAACAAACATGAAACAAAACAAAGAAACATTAAAAAAATACTTTGAAACAGGTGATAAACCAACACAAGAGCAGTACTCAGATTTAATTGATAGCTATGTAGATAGTAAACAACCAGAAGGAGAAGCGAATCGTAGGTTTGTAATTGATGAAATGGGTGAAGTAATAGTGGTTAAAGGATTGCAGATTCCAGAATATAAAGAAGGAATTAACATTACTATTGATAATTCAGATCCCTTACAACCTATTATCAATTCTACAGGTGGTGGTGGCTCATTTGTACCATATATAGGAGCCATAAGTGATGTTAACTTAGGTAATAATTTAATTCAGTTAGGTAAAACAGAAACGATACCAAATAAAGCGGTTCACAGGTTATACTTAAAAGGTAATGATGGAAAACCATTATTCAGAACTCAAGAGCAAAGTCCTCATTCAAGCGCCCCTATTTTGGTTTTTAATCCTAAATCGTATGGTTTTGGAGAAGATGCGTTACAAAATAATATAGGTAATGATGACACCGCTTTTGGGAGAAACTCTTTACAAAATAATGAAGCTATAAGATCTAATGGAGTTGGTAATAATTCTCTTAGGAATAATAAGGGAGGAGATAATAATGGAATTGGTTATGATAGCCTATTAAATAACGACGGGTCTAACAGTAATGGAATGGGTACAGGTTCTTTAAGAAACTCTAAAGGCTCTAATAATAATGGATTTGGTAGGTATGTAATGAGTGGTAATGAAGGTGATAGAAACAATGGTTATGGTTCTAATTCTTTAGAGTTAAATAAAGGAAATAATAATACAGCCAATGGCCATACTTCTTTAAGGGTAAATACTTCGAATGATTCTTCTGGACATGGATTTGAGAATTTAATTCTTAATGGAGGTGATAAAGCAAGTTCAGTTGGTAGTGGAGGTATGATAAATAATGAAGGTGAAAATAACTCTTCATTAGGTTTTAACTCTTATGCTAATTTTGATGAGGATGTTTCTAAGGAAAAAAGTGCGAGTGCTGTTTTTAATGTGTCAAATAGAATTATTTGTACTGCACATGGTTATGGAGCTGTTGGGGAACATGTTAATCTTAAATTGAAAGTACTAGTAGGAAACACTCCTCCTCCTATTATTCCTAAAGGAGAAAAAGTATTCAAGTTTAAGGTCATAGATGAAAACACTTTAGATAGTTTAATAGGTGGAGGATTTCAAAATGGAGCAGGAGTGTATAAAATAGTATCGCAATTTGTGTATAATAACTCAACTTCTTTAGGGGCTAATTCAAAACCTACTAAATCTAATCAAGTAGTTTTAGGAGATGATAACATAATAGAGGTGACCACAACAGGTGATTATATTAGTACAAATGCAGGTAAGGGTGTAATACTTAAAACACCAGATGGAGCAAAAGATTATAGAGTTAGTATTGATAACTCAGGAAACATTGTAACGACCCAAATTATATAAAAATACAGCCTTATTAATAAAACAAAAAGTTTAGACGCTAGCATCTAGTTTTTAGCGTCTCTTTTTTATCAAAAAAATAATTAAAAACAGATAAAAAAGAACAAACATGAAACAAAACAAAGAAACATTAAAAAAACACTTCGAAACAGGCGATAAACCAACACAAGAGCAGTATACTGATTTAATTGACAGCTACATTGATAATAAGCAACCAGAAGGAGAACCTAACCGAAGGTTTGTAATTGATGAAACAGGTGAAGTGAATGTAGCTTCAGGACAAGAAATATCAGAATACACTTTGTCTGGAACATTAGAAAAAAAATTAGCATTATTAAAAAACGGAGTTATTAAAGAAGAAATTGATTTAACAAGTTTTATTGATAAACCTATTTTAAAAATAACTAAAACACTTACAATAGCTGATTTAAATACAGCAAGTATTTACGAATTAATACCTGCACAGGGAGAAAATACTTTACTATCAATACATAAAATCGTTTTTGATGTAAGTATAACTTCTTCATATTTAGGGGTTTCTACAGAACCAATTTTTGAAACTGATATTAACGCTGAGCATTATACAGGGCAAAGTGCGTTTATGGATATAAGTAAAGTAGATAGGAAAATAGCAATAAGAAAACCAACAAGTAGTGATCTTTCAATTAATACCTTCAATAAACCTTTAACTATAAAATCAAAGGTAACAGGAACAGGAGGGAATTTAACAGCTAAAATAACTGTTTTTTACTCCGTAATTAAAGTTAAATAAGACAAAAAGTTTAGTCGCTAGCAATAGTTTTTAGCGCCTCTTTTTTATCAAAAAAAATAATTTAAAAACAGATAAAAGAGAACAAATATGAAACAAAATAAAGAAACATTAAAAAAACATTTCGAAACTGGTGATAAGCCAACACAACAACAATATGCTGATTTAATTGATAGTTATGTAGACAGTAAACAACCCGAAGGAGAAGCAAACAGAAGGTTTGTAATTGATGAAACAGGGGAAGTGAGTGTGGCTTCAGAAAAAAAAGAGCCAGTATATAGCTTATCAGATATTGTTGCGAATAAACTGTCATTATTAAAAGACGGGGAAGTAGTTAAAGAAATTGATTTAACATCATATGTTGATGATACTAATTTATCAAGATTGGTTAGTGGTAGGGTAGATGAAAATGGATTGGCAATTTTTACACGCGATGATAATTCAACGTTTACTTTAGATTTAAATAGTTTAAAGGGGGCAGCGATTCAATATGAAGCAGGAATAAATATTTCTATTGACAACGCGAACCCTAATAGACCTATAATAAACTCTGAATTAAAAGAAGATATAAGGTATGAGGCTTATTTTGGAAACGATGGCAGTAAAAATTCTACTAAAACGATTTCAATAATACCAAAAAATAGTATTTTTTCTAATTATAATTTAGCAGTTAAAAATGAACCAGTCATATTGTTTCCTAGAGTGAATTATGGACAGGTTGAGATTATTTTAGATGTGATTATTCATACCCAAAATAATAGTCCTATTAACATTATAACTAAATTTAGAGTGTCAGGTAATGCAGATAACAATACTCTTACTACGAATTTTCTAAAATCAACTATGTTATCGAATACGATAAAAGATTTAACAGTTAATGTAGGTAAATTTACAATAGAAGGCCGTACGCATTTAGCTGTTAATTATGTTTCAAATGAAAAATCAATTGATGATTTCAATAGTAAGGTTAAAATTATTGTAAATAAAGTAATACTAACTCCTTTAAGTAACTCTGTTGTAGATAATTTTGGAAATGAGCTATATAATAATATTAGTTATGCACCTCTTGTAAAAGGAACGTTTAGTGTGCAAAAAACTATAAAAGGTGATGAATTATTACCTAATTCGAAAGAGTTAAATACAGATTTGTCTTACAATGCAAATACAAGAACCATTGTTTCTAGTACAGGAGAAGATGCGATATTACCAATAGCAAATGCAGAAAATGCGGGTTTAATTAAAGCAAACTTCTATGAAGAAGGGGTTTTTACACCTGTCGTTTCTGGTTATACTTTTTCTAATTCTTACTCGAGGTATGTAAGAATAGGTAACTTAGTTAAACTAGATATTACTTTATCTGGGGTTAATGGTTTGATTTCTAGTGCTTTTAAAATAAGTTCTTTACCTTTTTCAACATTGGTAAATGCTAGTGGAAGTATTGGGGCATTTTCAAATTCTAGTTTGACTTTAGAAGAGTTAGAGAAACTTATATGTTGTCAAAGTGTTGGAGCTGGAGGATTGATTTTCGCTTATTTAGATAGAGATATTCAGATACAAAACATTTCGTTTACCAATGGAACTATAAGGGTTTCAGTGTCATATATAACAAATGTTTATACACCATAAACTTAAAACTAAAGTCAAAATCTAACCCTTAACAATAGTTTTTAGTCCCTATTTTCCCCTTTAATACTTAGTGT
This genomic stretch from Tenacibaculum sp. Bg11-29 harbors:
- a CDS encoding zincin-like metallopeptidase toxin domain-containing protein, whose amino-acid sequence is MHAHEYGSKHFKHKTNFKDLVVFSDVQQNKIKETTVPSSSVYVEIEKGVKSPDKWLLHFNSRLSGEYGDFFLENNPPYGEVSKLQYEENDDNFAFIQENIADFQNGTLPYYKINEKFYIQLDNSIDLEEVIVNANPSPLPRDVKSVEYDAFVTVFISEDGAQLLQAYEAVKKVGAHEVVIFIERSSGSNLFGTVFRIKKGKNVNTLLETNRIHIAEIARAYGVDIIANKLSKMIEQELKKTKESNFYLVLATGGRMVRWGADVTFSNSSKFLKSTGEEIGKLKLGDNYWKTEIEGKENPKYDPLLPKLKINESFSSEKIANSIYKTYVTPLEGVVASFAERFNKHWLFKELMPFKVDYITKLLQYIPSVVKDFLDGVKEHLQNNYDFINGLLVGLINSIIDFFKSFFDILAILIDVLNGVVQAGKFFEKPGHYLRLLAEGFENLLDLVASVFTVENLKALGQFLISMPIATAKLLLGLFTKASNAKITIDPGAIGYYLGFLVGFIASEVVMFFATGGTGTIAKGVKAVFKSYKELLNMAARTVAKTATVTVNTFLTIIQKLKELIKNLPKHLNTLKGWIDEFVDKLIKVANQLFKGFEAVLELLFDLGVVIVQKLDPETGKVLVQGADGVIYAIKQADKTIFEGSKTAIEGFLNKIDDISKSGGNAKKKVQQHLDEVLERRKFNDFDGGILLSERVLKKRIKKLLQKYKNFNLEVRFVDETTNVKKLKDWNARKVLGSFKQGPPPTLFFRKEVTELTWQHELWHLEDLKRLGTKKFYQTSNWKHEESVWNKIWKTKNKWTEEELVDSYFYYKKTARGEIGTWNRIQEMEELLEKPYYKNIRYKK
- a CDS encoding TIGR02594 family protein; the protein is MNSLMSTALSQYGVKEVKGAKDHPQIINYFVSLGYDRSKFKDETAWCSAFVNWVAKQAGYENSNKLTARSWLTVGTSTMAPEQGDLVVLWRDHPNSWKGHVGFLVKETNRYVYLLGGNQGDSVSIKAYPKKRVLDFRKLKKNG
- a CDS encoding phage holin family protein encodes the protein MDKFSHLIFWLLALLSPLNGVLTTMVLLIIVDFITGSYAAIKNNFPIRSIRFGHTVSKFFIYNLVIISAYFLEKHIVNEVPFLKIIAGFIAVTEIKSILENYNKIYGVNPFKALHNLLKQTGLQSTLEPLSKKQKKKEKV